The genomic stretch GTGGTATTATGTTCTTGCTTACGCATCCGAACTGTGATGGACCATTTAATTTTGTTACTCCTGAACTTATGACGAATGAAACCTTTACTCGTCAGCTTTCACATTATTTACATCGCCCAGCCTTCTTTGCTGCACCAACTTTTATTTTACGCTATGTCCTTGGTGAGCGGGCAGATTTATTGCTTGATAGTCAAAAAGGACGACCAGAAAAATTATTAAAAGCAGGTTTTGTTTTTCAAAATAAAGATTTCGCTGATTTTTTACAATCGCTTCCATTGAAATAAAAACGAGCAAAAAAGGGAAAATTCCGTTAGAATTTTCCCTTTTATATTAAGAAGGATTTTGGGATGCTTTGTGCTATTTATAAAAGCCATAAAAAAGAAGGCATGTATCTTTACATCAAAAAACGAGATCAATTTGATGATGTTCCAGAAGCATTGCTAGAACATTTCGGCAAACCGATTTTTGTAATGTTATTTAACCTAGCGGGTGAAAAGGTACTTGCACAATGTGACAAAAAAATTGTTGAACAAAAACTTGAAGAAACGGGATTTTATCTCCATTATCCCCCAAAGAGTGAAAACCTTTTTGAAGAATGGGTCGCTCAAAATAAGAAACAAAAAATTAAAAATGATTAGGAATACATATGAAATTTATTTCATTTAATATTAATGGCTTGAGAGCAAGACCTCATCAATTAGAGGCGATTATTGAAAAGCATCAACCTGATGTGATTGGTTTGCAAGAAATTAAAGTATCTGATGAAGACTTTCCGCATCATTTGTTTGAAAATTGTGGCTATCACGTTTTTCATCATGGTCAAAAAGGACATTACGGCGTAGCATTACTTTGTAAGAAACAACCTGTTGCTGTACGCAAAGGCTTTAGTACTGATGCACCTGACGCTCAACGTCGCCTTATTATGGCAGATATTGAAACAGAATTTGGATTACTTACTGTAATTAATGGTTATTTTCCACAAGGAGAATCTCGTAAACATGAAACGAAATTTCCATTAAAAGAAAAATTTTATGCAGATTTGTTGCATTACGTGACGAAAGAACATAATCCAGAGAATCCAATTCTCATTATGGGTGATATGAATATTTGCCCAAGTGATTTAGATATTGGTATTGGGGAGGTAAATAGAAAACGTTGGTTAAGTCGTGGCGTTTGTGCATTTTTACCAGAGGAGCGTGAATGGTATCAACGACTTTATGATGCGGGATTAAAAGACAGTTTCCGTCAACTTAATCCACTCGCGTATGATAAATATTCGTGGTTTGATTACCGTTCAAAAGGCATTTTAGATAATCGAGGATTACGAATTGATCATATTTTAGTTAATGACATGTTGATGCAACACTGTGTTGATGTGGGTATTGATTTAGAAATTCGTAACATGGAAAAACCATCTGATCACGCACCTGTTTGGGCGACGTTTAAGTGAGGAAATTATGGCAGCACAATGGCAGCATTACCGTACTAATGTAAATGGTAATGAAGCGCTTTTTTCTGTGAATTTGAGTTATGTAGATGAACAAAGAATGGATGCATCTACCGTAGTGCAATTTGAATTACCTTTTGAAGCAGAAAGTGATGGACTGCCATCAGAAAGTAACTTTAAACGTTTTATCCGAGATTTAATTAAAGTCACTTCATTGATTAACTCATTAGACAAGGTAAGTTATGTGGGGTATTGGCTTTGTAATGGGGTTGCACAGGTTTATTTTTATTGTACCTATGAAGATAAAACAGAGTTAATGGCAATCCTAGAGCATGCAAATTGCCAAAAGGTTAAAGCTCAACTTGATCCAACGTGGGATATTTATTTTGATTTTCTTATCCCATCACCTTTAGAAATTAAAATGACGGCAACAGAGGAAATGTTGTCTATTTTGCGACAACGTGGTGAAGAATTGGATAAAGCGTATAAGGTTGATCATCGTTTTTATTTCTATCAAGAACAAGATATGCAGGAATTTTTAGAATATGTGGCTGAACAAGATAAAGATTTTTTATCTTTGCAACATAGTAATATGCCAGTCCCAGTTCGAGAAAATGAAAATGCGTATCTAGTCAAAGTAGAGCAAGAAGTCAATTTAGAAGAAAATATTATTTTTGATACCGTTGAATTTTTTGAACAAACGAGTCAGGAATTTCAAGGACGTTATCTTGGATGGCGTCCACAAAACTCGGTAATGGATGAAAAATATTTAAATTAATCTTTTTAAATATTTTAATTCTAGTGCGGGAAAGAAAAATATTTCCCGCATTTTTTTTCACAGTAATAGATAAAATTGATTGTGAGAATTAAAGGTAAGGGTGTTACAATCCCTAGAGTAATTATTAGAAAAACAATTTGAGTAAGTGAGAGTGAAGCAGTTATGGCTCGTCAAAAGAAAACACGTAAAATTTCAGATATTATGCCAACCCGAAAGGCTGACAAAAAAGTGCCGATGCCTAAAAATCGTCGCCAAATGAGCCGTTATGAGCTAGATGCACAAGCCCGTGAAGATAAGAAAAAACGTAAACATAAAGGGCTTTCTTCTGGTAGTCGTAATGGAGGCGTTGAGAAAAAAGAAATTAAAAATCAGAGTATGCCACAAGATCCACGTGTAGGTAGTCGTAAAAAAGTGCCTCTTATTGTGGAAGAAGTTGTTGGTAAAAACTTAAAACCTATTGCGAAATCAAAAGATGTAATCGAAATCGTTAAACCAACTGCGTTAGATCCAAATGTTGAATTAATGCAATTGGAAAATAATGAATGTTTAAATCAACTTTTAGATGATTTAGAAGCAGGTAAAAAATTATCTCATGAAGATCAACAATTCGTTGACGAATGTTTAGCTCGTATCGAAGAATTGATGGATCAACTTGGTTTAGCGGATGAAGAAAATGAAGATGATCTTTACCGTACTTTTGAGAAAATTGATATTAACCAATTCAAATAGGATATACCAATGTTATGGGGACTATTTAGTTTAGGTATCATCATTATTGCAGTGATGCTGGCATATGCTGTTTATCTTTTATTAAAACTTAAAAAACAAAAATTAGCGTTTCGTAAAGCTCGCCAAGCGAGAGCAGAACGTTTGAAAGAAAGCATTTTAATTATCGCAAAAGCCATGCAAAGTGGTGACTGTAATTTCTCAGAAGGTGTGATTCGCATCAAAATGTTACTACAACCACTTGGGCTTGATTTCATGCGCTATCCCGCTATGCAGAATTTGTATAACGTAGTGATGGATATGCCGACTCATGATGCACGCAAAGCCTTGAAACGCAACGAACGTATGCGCCTTGATTTAATTCGTGAAAAAGCTGAAGATGATTATCAAGACTCTATTCATCAAGAATTGCCGACATTAATTCAAGAAGTAAAGGCATACGTAATTAATTAAAGATTTACGAGATATAACGATTAATCAGAGGAGAACTTTATGACAAAACATTATGATTACCTTGCGATTGGTGGCGGTAGTGGTGGTATTGCATCCATTAACCGTGCAGCACAATATGGTAAAAAATGTGCCATTATCGAAGCAAAAGAACTAGGTGGTACATGTGTAAACGTAGGTTGTGTACCTAAAAAAGTGATGTGGTATGGCGCTCAAATGGCAGAAGCATTACATGAATATGCACCCGCTTATGGTTTCGATGTTGATGTCAAAAAGTTTGACTATAAAAAATTGGTAACTAATCGCCAAGCTTATATTGATCGTATTCATCAATCTTATAATAACGTATTAGCGAATAATCACGTTGATGTTATTCGTGGTTTTGCAACCTTTGTTGACGCTCATACTGTAGAAGTGAATGGTGAAAAAATTAC from Actinobacillus delphinicola encodes the following:
- the yihI gene encoding Der GTPase-activating protein YihI; the encoded protein is MARQKKTRKISDIMPTRKADKKVPMPKNRRQMSRYELDAQAREDKKKRKHKGLSSGSRNGGVEKKEIKNQSMPQDPRVGSRKKVPLIVEEVVGKNLKPIAKSKDVIEIVKPTALDPNVELMQLENNECLNQLLDDLEAGKKLSHEDQQFVDECLARIEELMDQLGLADEENEDDLYRTFEKIDINQFK
- the xthA gene encoding exodeoxyribonuclease III: MKFISFNINGLRARPHQLEAIIEKHQPDVIGLQEIKVSDEDFPHHLFENCGYHVFHHGQKGHYGVALLCKKQPVAVRKGFSTDAPDAQRRLIMADIETEFGLLTVINGYFPQGESRKHETKFPLKEKFYADLLHYVTKEHNPENPILIMGDMNICPSDLDIGIGEVNRKRWLSRGVCAFLPEEREWYQRLYDAGLKDSFRQLNPLAYDKYSWFDYRSKGILDNRGLRIDHILVNDMLMQHCVDVGIDLEIRNMEKPSDHAPVWATFK
- a CDS encoding TIGR01619 family protein, whose amino-acid sequence is MAAQWQHYRTNVNGNEALFSVNLSYVDEQRMDASTVVQFELPFEAESDGLPSESNFKRFIRDLIKVTSLINSLDKVSYVGYWLCNGVAQVYFYCTYEDKTELMAILEHANCQKVKAQLDPTWDIYFDFLIPSPLEIKMTATEEMLSILRQRGEELDKAYKVDHRFYFYQEQDMQEFLEYVAEQDKDFLSLQHSNMPVPVRENENAYLVKVEQEVNLEENIIFDTVEFFEQTSQEFQGRYLGWRPQNSVMDEKYLN
- a CDS encoding YcgL domain-containing protein: MLCAIYKSHKKEGMYLYIKKRDQFDDVPEALLEHFGKPIFVMLFNLAGEKVLAQCDKKIVEQKLEETGFYLHYPPKSENLFEEWVAQNKKQKIKND
- a CDS encoding DUF2489 domain-containing protein; the protein is MLWGLFSLGIIIIAVMLAYAVYLLLKLKKQKLAFRKARQARAERLKESILIIAKAMQSGDCNFSEGVIRIKMLLQPLGLDFMRYPAMQNLYNVVMDMPTHDARKALKRNERMRLDLIREKAEDDYQDSIHQELPTLIQEVKAYVIN